From the genome of Pararhodobacter sp., one region includes:
- a CDS encoding DUF2730 family protein, producing MDWVDVVKDWVWLASAMSPFVAGAVLLWLRSQFATKAEHQEALTAVSKGLADIRTHVDQRRSDTDERLTRLEVATEGLPTRKDLEQVGDRLAGVERASAVTAEAVRGTERMMGRVEHTMNLLLQQKLNEERAR from the coding sequence ATTGGGTTGATGTGGTCAAGGATTGGGTCTGGCTGGCATCCGCCATGTCGCCCTTCGTGGCTGGCGCGGTATTGCTCTGGCTGCGCAGTCAGTTCGCAACGAAAGCCGAGCATCAGGAAGCGCTGACAGCAGTCAGCAAGGGGCTGGCCGATATTCGCACCCATGTGGATCAGCGCCGCTCGGATACTGACGAGCGCCTGACACGCCTTGAAGTTGCGACGGAGGGGCTGCCCACTCGCAAGGATCTGGAGCAGGTCGGGGACCGTCTCGCGGGAGTGGAACGGGCAAGCGCAGTGACGGCCGAGGCGGTGCGCGGCACCGAACGCATGATGGGCAGGGTGGAGCACACCATGAACCTGCTCCTACAGCAGAAGCTCAATGAGGAGCGGGCAAGATGA